Proteins from one Thermotoga sp. SG1 genomic window:
- a CDS encoding formate--tetrahydrofolate ligase: MIPIKKIAENVGIGENHLFPYGRYIAKVDHRLLKELEGRKNGKLILVTAITPTPAGEGKTTTSIGLSMALNRIGSKSFVTLREPSLGPTLGLKGGATGGGRAKVVPSTEINLHFTGDMHAVASAHNLLSAVLDSHIKHGNELRIDQTKIFWKRTMDMNDRSLRKIVIGLGGSANGIPREDGFIITAASEVMAILSLSTDLKDLKDRLGRIVVALDSKGKPVRASDLGVQGAMTALLKDAINPNLVQTTEGTPAFVHGGPFANIAHGTNSVIATKLALKLSDYVVAEAGFGADLGAEKFIDFVSRVGGFYPGAVVLVATVRALKYHGGSEIDNLHEEDLEALKQGFENLKVHAENLKKFGLPVVVALNRFETDTEKEISFVINECEKLGVSAVVSEVFTKGSEGGVELAKAVTEIIKDPSPFFLYDWEDPIEKKVEILAREIYRAKDVEYTDEARKALKFIKKNSFDHLPVIVAKTPKSLSHDPKLRGAPEGYTFVVRDAYVSAGAGFVVVLAGDINLMPGLPKNPNALNMDVDENGNIMGVS; encoded by the coding sequence TTGATTCCGATAAAAAAGATCGCAGAGAACGTGGGGATAGGCGAAAACCACCTGTTTCCTTATGGCCGATACATTGCAAAGGTAGACCACAGGCTTCTGAAAGAACTCGAGGGTAGGAAAAACGGAAAACTGATTCTTGTGACGGCGATCACACCAACACCCGCAGGTGAAGGAAAAACCACCACCAGTATAGGACTCTCTATGGCATTGAACAGAATTGGAAGCAAATCTTTTGTGACGCTCCGTGAGCCTTCACTGGGACCCACCCTCGGTCTGAAGGGAGGAGCAACTGGGGGAGGAAGAGCAAAGGTCGTTCCCTCCACTGAAATAAACCTGCATTTCACCGGAGACATGCACGCTGTAGCAAGTGCTCACAATTTGCTGTCTGCTGTTCTAGATTCTCATATAAAACACGGGAACGAACTTAGAATAGATCAAACGAAGATCTTCTGGAAACGAACTATGGACATGAACGATCGCTCTCTCAGAAAGATCGTGATAGGCCTTGGCGGTTCGGCAAATGGCATCCCAAGAGAAGATGGTTTCATCATAACCGCAGCCTCCGAGGTAATGGCAATACTCAGCCTGTCTACAGATTTGAAAGACCTGAAGGATCGCCTTGGAAGAATCGTTGTTGCACTCGATTCAAAGGGAAAACCAGTGAGAGCCTCCGATCTTGGTGTTCAGGGTGCGATGACCGCTCTTCTGAAAGATGCTATCAATCCAAATCTTGTTCAGACAACAGAAGGAACCCCCGCCTTCGTTCATGGAGGACCCTTTGCCAACATTGCCCACGGGACTAACTCCGTTATTGCAACGAAGCTAGCTTTGAAACTCAGTGATTATGTGGTGGCCGAAGCGGGCTTCGGTGCAGACCTTGGAGCAGAAAAATTCATTGATTTTGTTTCCCGAGTTGGAGGTTTCTATCCAGGTGCTGTTGTTCTTGTGGCAACAGTTCGAGCGTTGAAGTATCACGGTGGCAGTGAGATTGACAATCTTCATGAAGAAGATCTGGAGGCGTTGAAACAAGGATTCGAAAATCTGAAGGTTCATGCGGAAAACCTGAAAAAATTTGGCCTTCCTGTTGTAGTGGCTTTGAACAGGTTCGAAACCGACACAGAAAAAGAGATCTCCTTTGTGATAAATGAATGTGAAAAACTCGGAGTCAGCGCGGTGGTCAGTGAGGTTTTCACAAAGGGAAGCGAAGGAGGAGTGGAGCTTGCAAAAGCAGTGACCGAAATCATCAAAGATCCGTCTCCTTTCTTTCTCTACGATTGGGAAGATCCGATTGAAAAGAAAGTGGAGATCCTCGCAAGGGAGATCTACAGGGCAAAGGATGTTGAGTACACAGACGAGGCCCGAAAGGCTTTGAAGTTCATAAAAAAGAACAGTTTTGATCATCTTCCCGTGATCGTGGCCAAAACCCCAAAGTCTCTCTCCCACGATCCAAAGCTCCGGGGAGCACCTGAAGGTTACACCTTCGTTGTTCGGGACGCTTACGTTTCGGCAGGAGCAGGTTTTGTTGTTGTTCTAGCAGGAGACATAAATCTCATGCCTGGTCTTCCGAAAAACCCCAACGCCCTGAACATGGACGTGGATGAAAACGGCAACATCATGGGAGTCTCTTGA
- a CDS encoding bifunctional 5,10-methylenetetrahydrofolate dehydrogenase/5,10-methenyltetrahydrofolate cyclohydrolase, with amino-acid sequence MWIDCKSIAKSIEEDVKKRVDLLSFTPKLVSVVGTDDLSTASYLRSQKRKAEKLGIDFETIKTSPGDFLSTLEKLAEDENVNGVFVARPLPEGLDEKRVFSAVPVEKDVEGVNPENLGFLLYGEETFPPCTAEAVVKVLESVTEISGKKVTIVGRSVTVGKPLAIMLLKKGRDATVTVCHSRTQNLGEITRASDIVVVAVGKAHFLKKDMVKNNAIVIDVGINYVDGKWCGDVDPAVEEIAQVTPVPGGVGQITTALLFEHVVRAAERQKV; translated from the coding sequence GTGTGGATAGACTGTAAATCCATAGCGAAGTCCATTGAAGAAGACGTCAAAAAGAGAGTGGATCTGCTTTCTTTCACTCCGAAACTTGTCAGTGTGGTGGGAACGGATGATCTTTCTACCGCTTCATATCTCAGATCTCAGAAAAGAAAGGCAGAGAAACTGGGAATAGATTTTGAAACAATCAAAACGTCTCCTGGAGATTTTCTTTCCACCCTGGAGAAACTCGCTGAAGACGAGAATGTGAACGGTGTCTTCGTTGCAAGACCCCTGCCAGAGGGACTGGATGAAAAACGGGTGTTCTCTGCCGTACCCGTCGAAAAGGATGTTGAAGGTGTCAATCCTGAAAACCTAGGATTTTTGCTCTATGGAGAGGAGACCTTCCCACCGTGTACCGCAGAGGCCGTTGTGAAAGTTCTGGAGAGTGTCACTGAGATTTCTGGAAAGAAAGTTACGATCGTTGGAAGAAGCGTTACTGTGGGAAAACCTCTTGCGATTATGCTTCTGAAGAAGGGAAGAGACGCCACTGTCACTGTTTGCCATTCCAGGACGCAAAATCTTGGGGAAATCACAAGGGCCAGTGATATCGTTGTCGTTGCCGTTGGAAAGGCCCATTTCCTGAAAAAAGACATGGTGAAGAACAATGCTATCGTGATAGATGTTGGGATCAACTACGTGGATGGAAAATGGTGCGGAGATGTGGACCCTGCCGTCGAGGAGATAGCACAGGTTACACCTGTTCCCGGTGGTGTGGGGCAGATCACAACCGCCCTTTTGTTTGAACATGTGGTGAGAGCGGCGGAGCGTCAGAAAGTATGA
- the xseA gene encoding exodeoxyribonuclease VII large subunit, translating into MREIVYTVTEISEYIKKLLEEDPYLVNVSVYGEVTNVRPRKGHIFFSLVDENAKLDCVLFGGDNMGIRLQEGRMALVDGSISVYTPHGTYRFVCSNIRYLDHIGTYQMKFETTLKKLLEEGLLYRPKRPLPRFPKRIGVITSRSSAAFQDVIRTAKERKSPVEIYLFHTSVQGDSAKKELIEALRKANKYDLDLVLIVRGGGSREDLWVFNEEEVVREILKMKHPVVTGIGHEIDRVIADFAADVSMHTPTGAAEYVLPDFRDVHEELKNLYERMKDTVLEKITREEERLNRLFHYIKAAAKRKYEINKLTAVRVKELAGKLRSLVLNSVRRKHERVEHLFRVLESLKPTRFLDKGFVLVKKEGKIVKEAASLNSGDIVFLIFRDGEKKARVI; encoded by the coding sequence ATGAGAGAGATCGTCTACACCGTCACGGAGATAAGCGAGTATATAAAAAAGCTGCTCGAAGAGGATCCTTATCTCGTCAACGTGAGTGTATACGGAGAAGTCACCAATGTGCGCCCTAGAAAGGGCCACATTTTTTTCTCGCTGGTCGATGAAAACGCAAAACTGGACTGTGTCCTGTTCGGTGGGGACAACATGGGAATCCGCCTCCAGGAAGGCAGGATGGCTCTCGTCGATGGCAGTATAAGTGTTTACACACCACACGGAACGTACAGGTTCGTCTGCTCGAACATAAGGTACCTTGACCATATCGGAACTTACCAGATGAAGTTCGAAACGACCTTAAAAAAGCTCCTCGAGGAAGGTCTTCTGTATCGTCCCAAAAGACCACTTCCCAGATTTCCAAAGAGAATCGGTGTCATCACCTCCAGGAGTTCTGCAGCGTTTCAAGATGTGATAAGAACGGCAAAGGAGCGAAAATCCCCCGTTGAGATATACCTGTTTCACACCTCCGTTCAGGGAGATTCTGCGAAGAAAGAGTTGATAGAAGCCTTGAGGAAGGCAAACAAGTACGATCTGGATCTTGTCCTGATAGTCAGAGGAGGTGGATCCAGGGAAGATCTGTGGGTGTTCAACGAAGAGGAAGTGGTGCGAGAAATTCTGAAGATGAAACATCCTGTCGTGACGGGAATAGGACACGAGATAGATCGTGTCATAGCGGATTTTGCGGCAGATGTATCCATGCACACACCAACAGGAGCAGCCGAATACGTCCTTCCTGATTTCAGAGACGTTCATGAAGAGCTGAAAAATCTCTATGAGAGAATGAAAGATACCGTTCTGGAGAAGATAACGCGTGAGGAAGAAAGACTGAACAGACTATTTCATTACATCAAGGCAGCAGCAAAAAGAAAGTATGAAATAAACAAACTGACAGCCGTCAGGGTCAAAGAACTGGCGGGGAAACTCAGGAGTTTGGTGTTGAACTCTGTGAGAAGAAAACATGAAAGGGTGGAACATCTCTTCAGAGTACTTGAGAGTCTGAAACCAACAAGATTTCTTGACAAAGGATTTGTTCTGGTGAAAAAGGAAGGCAAAATCGTGAAAGAGGCCGCATCTTTGAATTCAGGAGACATCGTGTTTCTTATTTTCAGAGATGGTGAAAAGAAGGCGAGGGTGATCTAG
- a CDS encoding exodeoxyribonuclease VII small subunit, giving the protein MDFEEMMKELEEIVNRLENEDLSLEESIELFQRGVELYKKCREILQKKQLKIIDVLKELEGDEDDTGRNQENES; this is encoded by the coding sequence GTGGACTTCGAAGAGATGATGAAAGAACTGGAAGAAATCGTCAACAGACTCGAAAACGAAGACCTGTCTCTTGAAGAGTCCATTGAACTCTTTCAAAGAGGTGTGGAACTCTACAAAAAATGCAGGGAGATCCTTCAGAAAAAGCAGTTGAAAATCATCGATGTTTTGAAAGAACTGGAAGGTGATGAAGATGATACTGGACGAAATCAAGAAAATGAGTCATGA
- the dxs gene encoding 1-deoxy-D-xylulose-5-phosphate synthase, whose protein sequence is MILDEIKKMSHEELKRLADEIRQKIIEVVLKNGGHLASNLGTVELTLALYRVFDPREDAVIWDTGHQTYTHKILTGRDEQFHTIRTFGGLSGFVTRRESPLDWFGTGHAGTSIAAALGFEKAFEFLKEKRHVIVVIGDGALTSGMALEALNQIKNLNSKIKIILNDNGMSISQNVGGLAYHLSRLRTNPIYLKGKKALKKVLEKTEIGFELEEEMRYLRDGLKGIIQGTNFFEALGLKYFGPFDGHNIELLEKVLKRVKEYDYPTVVHVVTRKGRGFKAAEEDPTTYHSASPVGKPKRLSYSELLGYTLSKIAEFDERIVAITAAMADGTGLSIFQKNHPERFFDLGITEQSCVTFGAALGLQGMKPVVAIYSTFLQRAFDQVVHDVALQNAPVLFAIDRSGVVGEDGPTHHGLFDINYLLPIPNVKIVSPSSPQEFVNVLYTVLTNLDGPVVVRYPKESFEADLNSLFENMREIDLGWKVVREGKDAAVIVTGPLLKEVLRIPLDVTVINALTVKPLDTRVLREVAQNHRLIFTVEEAMKIGGFGSYVAQKLWEMGWKGRVVNIGVNDHFVTHGSRKELLEMLGLDSKGLSKTMLTYIKVRSEEGKA, encoded by the coding sequence ATGATACTGGACGAAATCAAGAAAATGAGTCATGAAGAACTGAAAAGGCTCGCTGATGAGATAAGACAAAAAATCATAGAGGTGGTTCTGAAGAACGGGGGGCACCTTGCTTCCAATCTGGGAACGGTGGAACTCACACTCGCCCTCTACCGTGTCTTCGATCCCAGAGAAGACGCTGTGATCTGGGACACGGGGCATCAAACGTACACCCACAAAATATTGACGGGACGAGACGAGCAGTTTCACACCATAAGAACTTTCGGTGGCCTGAGTGGTTTCGTCACAAGAAGAGAGTCGCCACTGGACTGGTTCGGTACAGGACATGCGGGTACCTCCATAGCGGCCGCCCTCGGTTTTGAAAAGGCCTTCGAATTTCTCAAAGAGAAAAGGCACGTGATCGTTGTAATAGGAGACGGTGCTCTCACATCGGGTATGGCGCTTGAGGCGCTGAACCAGATCAAAAATCTCAACTCGAAAATCAAGATAATCCTCAACGACAACGGAATGTCCATCTCACAGAACGTGGGAGGACTTGCATATCACCTTTCCAGACTCAGAACAAATCCCATATACCTGAAAGGAAAAAAAGCACTGAAGAAGGTCCTCGAAAAAACTGAGATAGGCTTTGAACTGGAGGAAGAGATGAGATACCTGAGGGATGGATTAAAAGGAATAATACAGGGAACCAACTTCTTTGAAGCGCTCGGTCTGAAGTACTTCGGACCGTTCGATGGTCACAACATAGAACTCCTTGAAAAGGTCTTGAAGAGGGTAAAAGAATACGATTATCCGACGGTTGTTCACGTTGTGACAAGAAAAGGCAGAGGATTCAAAGCAGCAGAAGAGGATCCCACAACGTACCACAGTGCCTCACCTGTTGGAAAACCAAAAAGGCTATCCTACAGTGAGCTTCTGGGGTACACCCTCTCAAAGATTGCAGAGTTCGATGAAAGGATCGTTGCCATAACAGCGGCCATGGCGGATGGGACAGGACTTTCCATTTTTCAGAAAAACCACCCCGAACGCTTCTTCGATCTGGGAATCACGGAGCAGTCGTGTGTTACTTTTGGTGCGGCGCTGGGACTTCAAGGGATGAAACCGGTCGTTGCAATCTACTCCACGTTTCTTCAGAGGGCCTTCGATCAGGTTGTTCACGATGTGGCCCTTCAGAACGCTCCGGTTCTTTTTGCGATAGATCGCTCCGGAGTTGTTGGGGAAGATGGGCCCACACACCATGGTCTCTTCGATATCAACTATCTTCTCCCGATTCCGAACGTGAAAATAGTATCTCCATCTTCTCCTCAAGAGTTCGTGAACGTTTTGTACACCGTTTTGACCAATCTTGATGGTCCTGTTGTTGTTCGCTATCCAAAGGAATCCTTCGAGGCAGATCTCAACTCACTCTTTGAGAACATGAGAGAGATAGACCTTGGCTGGAAGGTGGTCAGAGAAGGAAAAGACGCAGCGGTGATCGTCACCGGGCCCCTTCTAAAAGAAGTACTCAGGATTCCTCTGGATGTTACAGTGATAAACGCCCTCACCGTGAAACCTCTGGATACACGGGTTCTGAGAGAGGTTGCACAAAATCACAGGCTCATATTCACCGTCGAAGAAGCCATGAAGATAGGAGGATTTGGCTCCTACGTTGCTCAAAAACTCTGGGAGATGGGCTGGAAGGGACGTGTGGTGAACATCGGGGTGAACGATCATTTCGTAACCCACGGAAGCAGAAAGGAACTCCTTGAGATGCTAGGACTTGATTCAAAAGGGCTTTCAAAAACTATGCTAACATATATTAAGGTTAGAAGCGAGGAGGGGAAAGCATGA
- a CDS encoding Asp23/Gls24 family envelope stress response protein, whose protein sequence is MKIMLEHGELEITVEALKKIVYLATVESYGTVGIGESRSFFERIFGGDKGIKIEELEDSSLNVDVYIEVEYGVNIKEVARNIADNVAHKLKTLAGCENLNITVHVVGIK, encoded by the coding sequence ATGAAAATCATGCTTGAACATGGGGAACTCGAAATAACGGTGGAGGCATTGAAGAAAATCGTTTATCTTGCAACGGTTGAAAGTTACGGGACGGTTGGAATCGGAGAATCGCGTTCATTCTTTGAGAGGATCTTTGGAGGGGACAAGGGCATCAAGATCGAAGAACTCGAAGACTCTTCTCTGAACGTCGACGTGTACATAGAAGTTGAGTACGGGGTGAACATCAAAGAGGTTGCCAGGAACATTGCCGATAACGTAGCTCACAAACTCAAGACACTGGCTGGCTGTGAGAATCTGAACATAACCGTTCATGTGGTAGGCATCAAATGA
- a CDS encoding DAK2 domain-containing protein, producing the protein MKKITGRFLKIIIKKATENLLRHKDEINALNVFPVPDGDTGSNMCSTMLEACKYIDNIKSDDLPEVWKAIKEGALMGARGNSGVILSQILRGLADASPESYITPGDFIKMISNARKVAYSAVMRPVEGTMLTVVKELDEKLKGRSFETFEELFDQIVEMIKDTVNRTPSMLSKLREAGVVDAGAKGLYYLFEGMRDAIKGDIEVNLEQVEQASVEDLKRMALEEITNQYCTEVAVRRKRVFEKSELESFLNEIGDSVVLVEQDDIFRLHVHTNHPGQVLEKVLDFGEIIKVKVDNMKLQHEHIISAQVGKEIGVVAVSPGKGISEILKSLGVDEIVPGGQTMNPSFADLKTAVDKTHAKVVFLFPNNANVLLTAKQVAEAVDDKRVIVVQTSHVQECVAAMVEYDPDEDPEELKKRFEEAINQCVPISITRAVRDSRYGKRRIRKGEYLVFVRKELLAHGFNLVKALKDVLEKEDAREKEILTVFLGDNYRKVELEKIQNLIGEEFPNLDLEIHEGGQPHYPFLMLLQ; encoded by the coding sequence TTGAAAAAGATCACCGGAAGGTTTTTGAAAATCATCATAAAGAAAGCAACTGAAAACCTTCTCAGACACAAAGATGAAATCAACGCCCTGAACGTTTTCCCTGTTCCGGATGGGGACACGGGCTCCAATATGTGTTCGACGATGCTGGAGGCATGCAAGTACATAGACAATATCAAAAGTGATGACCTTCCAGAAGTGTGGAAGGCAATCAAAGAAGGAGCCCTGATGGGGGCACGTGGAAACTCCGGTGTCATACTTTCTCAGATATTGAGAGGACTGGCAGACGCTTCTCCAGAGAGCTACATCACCCCAGGAGATTTCATCAAGATGATATCGAACGCAAGGAAAGTCGCGTACAGTGCCGTTATGAGACCCGTTGAAGGTACTATGCTGACGGTGGTGAAGGAACTCGATGAGAAACTGAAGGGACGTTCCTTTGAAACGTTCGAAGAGTTGTTCGACCAGATCGTGGAGATGATAAAGGATACGGTGAACAGAACTCCAAGCATGCTTTCCAAACTCAGGGAAGCTGGAGTTGTGGATGCAGGAGCAAAAGGGTTATACTACCTGTTTGAAGGAATGAGGGATGCGATCAAAGGAGATATAGAAGTGAACCTCGAGCAGGTGGAACAGGCCTCAGTGGAAGATCTCAAGAGAATGGCCTTGGAAGAGATAACGAACCAATACTGTACGGAGGTGGCCGTTCGAAGAAAGCGTGTTTTCGAAAAGTCAGAACTGGAATCCTTCCTGAACGAGATAGGAGACTCCGTTGTTCTTGTAGAGCAGGACGATATCTTCAGACTGCACGTTCACACGAATCATCCGGGTCAGGTGCTTGAAAAGGTGCTGGATTTCGGTGAAATAATAAAGGTGAAAGTGGACAACATGAAACTCCAGCACGAACACATCATATCCGCCCAGGTCGGAAAGGAAATAGGTGTGGTTGCCGTCTCTCCCGGGAAGGGGATTTCAGAGATCCTGAAAAGCCTGGGCGTGGACGAGATAGTTCCTGGCGGTCAGACGATGAATCCCAGTTTTGCCGATCTTAAGACAGCGGTGGATAAGACACACGCGAAGGTGGTCTTTCTCTTTCCAAACAACGCCAACGTTCTTCTCACGGCAAAACAGGTGGCAGAAGCGGTGGACGATAAAAGGGTTATCGTCGTTCAAACGTCACACGTTCAAGAATGTGTTGCCGCGATGGTGGAATACGACCCAGACGAGGATCCTGAAGAACTCAAAAAAAGGTTCGAAGAGGCGATCAACCAGTGTGTTCCTATTTCCATCACAAGGGCAGTCAGAGACTCCAGATACGGAAAAAGGCGTATAAGAAAAGGTGAGTACCTCGTCTTTGTGAGAAAAGAGCTTTTAGCGCACGGATTCAACCTCGTGAAGGCACTGAAGGACGTTCTGGAAAAGGAGGACGCAAGAGAAAAAGAGATTCTCACTGTTTTTCTTGGTGACAATTATCGAAAAGTAGAACTCGAAAAGATACAGAATCTCATAGGAGAGGAATTCCCGAACCTCGATCTTGAAATCCACGAGGGTGGACAACCCCATTATCCGTTTTTGATGCTTTTGCAATGA